One window from the genome of Cervus elaphus chromosome 8, mCerEla1.1, whole genome shotgun sequence encodes:
- the LOC122698570 gene encoding 28S ribosomal protein S36, mitochondrial-like, producing the protein MMGSKMASASRVVQVVKPHTPLIRFPDRRDNPKPNVSEVLRSAGLPAHTSSISQHSKGSKSPDWLMHQGPPDTAEIIKTLAQKYRRKLVSKEEIEFIQRGGPE; encoded by the coding sequence ATGATGGGCAGCAAGATGGCGTCTGCCAGCAGGGTCGTTCAGGTAGTCAAGCCACATACTCCATTAATAAGGTTCCCTGACAGAAGAGACAATCCTAAACCAAATGTATCAGAAGTTCTACGATCAGCAGGACTACCAGCTCATACTTCCTCAATTTCGCAGCATTCTAAGGGAAGTAAATCGCCAGACTGGCTGATGCATCAGGGTCCACCAGACACTGCAGAGATAATAAAAACTTTAGCTCAGAAATACAGACGGAAACTTGTCTCTAAAGAAGAAATTGAATTTATCCAGCGTGGAGGTCCGGAATAA